One Carassius auratus strain Wakin chromosome 3, ASM336829v1, whole genome shotgun sequence genomic region harbors:
- the LOC113049086 gene encoding evolutionarily conserved signaling intermediate in Toll pathway, mitochondrial-like gives MNAPRQLLRIQCIARFLGTPIQRVIPPTGAHLQTPGSQHKYGQLLRPLHCSAVCSTSRPSQTPLEKTVEAETLKKDKSLVTHDDLFERAARDSKTKADFNRVVDVFSKKDIRRRGHVEFIYAALKKMPEFGVERDITVYNKLLDVFPKEVFVPRNFIQRMFNHYPRQQECGVQLLEQMENYGIMPNVETKVLLAQIFGEKSHPMRKYQRIMYWFPKFKHANPFPVPHVLPSDPVELARFSLTRIADDLDAKITIYQYPSTDITETGEEVMRPHIVGIQSPNQRTLLAKHNPSRPVFVEGPFPLWLRKTCVHYFLLRADPIPSEETVEEEFDLEMMGPEQSLFYPQRLELDLERDMGDDFRFDVDDVKEGPVYAMCMAGQGDQVTLSQWISGLQETCPILGQIPTVFRLESGPRELQTTSDAQQTPEQEVETDPIIEEEPLHSQRVKQ, from the exons ATGAACGCCCCTCGTCAGCTGTTACGGATTCAGTGCATTGCTCGTTTTTTGGGGACACCCATACAGCGAGTGATCCCACCTACTGGAGCACATCTGCAAACCCCTGGATCACAGCACAAATACGGCCAG CTTCTGAGACCACTCCACTGCAGTGCAGTATGCTCCACGAGTCGTCCAAGCCAGACACCGCTTGAAAAGACAGTTGAAGCTGAGACgcttaaaaaagacaaaagtttAGTCACACATGATGATTTATTTGAGAGAGCCGCTAGAGACTCAAAGACTAAGGCTGATTTTAACAGGGTCGTGGATGTTTTCAGCAAGAAGGACATTCGGCGACGAGGCCACGTAGAGTTTATTTATGCTGCCCTGAAGAAGATGCCAGAATTTGGAGTAGAACGAGACATTACTGTTTACAACAAACTCCTGGATGTTTTTCCAAAAGAGGTGTTTGTTCCACGGAACTTCATTCAGAGGATGTTTAATCACTACCCACGGCAGCAAGAGTGTGGAGTACAGCTGCTGGAGCAGATGGAGAActatg GTATCATGCCAAATGTGGAGACCAAGGTTTTACTGGCTCAGATATTTGGGGAAAAGAGTCACCCTATGAGGAAGTACCAGCGTATCATGTACTGGTTTCCCAAATTCAAGCATGCAAACCCTTTCCCCGTCCCACATGTGCTTCCTAGTGACCCAGTAGAGCTTGCTCGATTCAGTCTTACGCGGATTGCAGATGACCTGGATGCTAAAATAACAATCTATCAG TATCCATCAACAGACATCACAGAGACTGGTGAAGAAGTTATGCGCCCCCATATTGTAG GTATTCAGAGTCCAAACCAGCGCACCCTTCTGGCTAAACACAATCCATCCAGGCCCGTGTTTGTCGAAGGCCCTTTCCCACTGTGGCTCAGAAAGACTTGTGTTCATTATTTCCTGCTCCGGGCAGACCCTATACCGTCTGAGGAAACG GTTGAGGAAGAATTTGACCTGGAGATGATGGGTCCGGAGCAGAGTCTCTTCTACCCACAGCGACTGGAACTCGACCTGGAAAGAGACATGGGCGATGATTTCAGATTCGATGTAGATGATG TGAAAGAGGGGCCGGTTTACGCCATGTGTATGGCCGGTCAGGGAGACCAGGTCACTCTGTCTCAGTGGATTTCGGGTCTACAGGAGACCTGTCCCATATTGGGTCAGATTCCCACAGTTTTCCGACTGGAATCTGGACCCAGAGAACTGCAAACCACATCAGATGCTCAGCAAACCCCTGAGCAGGAGGTTGAAACTGATCCAATTATTGAGGAGGAACCGCTACACTCACAAAGAGTAAAACAGTGA